Proteins co-encoded in one Medicago truncatula cultivar Jemalong A17 chromosome 8, MtrunA17r5.0-ANR, whole genome shotgun sequence genomic window:
- the LOC11406784 gene encoding transcription repressor OFP5 gives MKWSGRKPSSASSSKPSFISHVSSFSWLLKFKQMKINSDSEAKSEKLMQNSPSDGSSQFPCGNRGRFYGGNDDAFWRLSFGEEFTNDQKKKSKDILKPVMYSLDARRHGRRRGREDRKLLNETKSAKEVECLKRRYERKAQRVLQEQLLKLQNAAEEAEFESPRTQLFSSYVDAESSGLGFKSEEFKAKVNKRRESVHVSRELQRRKPKQSSKVRVHSPKMATKVEIRKIKAIEDKKKAKLKMKKEEEIVEETDEGLDSFAVVKCSLDPQQDFRDSMIEMIKEKHISQPEEMEELLACYLSLNSNEFHDIIIKAFRQVWLCMSQSSLCNKSDKQCCYYD, from the coding sequence ATGAAGTGGAGTGGAAGAAAACCttcttcagcttcttcttcaaaaccttccTTCATCTCTCATGTATCCTCTTTTTCATGGCTGTTAAAGTTCAAGCAAATGAAAATCAACTCAGACTCAGAAGCAAAATCCGAAAAGCTGATGCAGAACTCCCCGTCTGATGGTTCATCACAATTTCCTTGTGGGAATAGAGGCAGGTTTTATGGAGGTAATGATGATGCATTCTGGAGATTGTCATTTGGTGAAGAGTTTACTAATGaccaaaagaagaaaagtaAAGATATTCTGAAGCCAGTAATGTACAGTTTGGATGCAAGAAGacatggaagaagaagaggaagagaagataGAAAATTGCTTAATGAAACAAAGAGTGCAAAGGAAGTTGAATGCTTAAAGAGGAGATATGAGAGGAAAGCACAAAGAGTTTTACAAGAGCAGCTCTTGAAATTACAGAATGCAGCAGAGGAAGCTGAATTTGAATCACCAAGAACCCAATTATTTTCCTCTTATGTAGATGCAGAAAGTTCTGGTCTTGGATTTAAAAGTGAGGAGTTTAAAGCAAAGGTTAACAAAAGGAGGGAATCAGTTCATGTGAGCAGAGAGCTGCAGAGGAGGAAACCAAAGCAGAGTTCCAAGGTAAGAGTACATTCTCCAAAGATGGCTACTAAGGTTGAAATACGCAAAATAAAGGCGATAGAAGACAAAAAGAAAGCAAAActaaagatgaagaaagaagaggaaATTGTGGAGGAAACAGACGAAGGGTTAGATAGTTTTGCTGTTGTCAAGTGTTCTTTGGATCCACAACAAGATTTTAGAGATTCAATGATTGAGATGATCAAAGAGAAACATATCAGTCAGCCAGAAGAAATGGAAGAGTTATTAGCGTGTTATTTGAGTTTGAATTCCAATGAATTCCATGATATCATTATCAAAGCGTTTCGACAGGTATGGTTATGCATGAGCCAATCAAGTTTGTGTAATAAATCAGACAAACAATGTTGTTACTATGATTAG